The following are from one region of the Mannheimia granulomatis genome:
- the lptD gene encoding LPS assembly protein LptD has protein sequence MKQRYSLLSLAVMAACYSNYTVADLRQQCLLGVPQFQGELVEGEQLSIPVTIESDSAVINQPRDATYSGDVSIKQGNRSIVADQVRVEQDGENARMAYLQGNFNYQDDLIQATGADATINLLSKESNLANANYQLVGRQGRGTAESGEFGNEKRTLKNASFTSCLPDDNSWSIEANEMIQHVKDEYAEMWHARFKVLGVPVFYSPYLQFPIGDRRRSGLLIPSFERSSRNGWTYSQPFYWNIAPNMDATITPTYYSRRGWQISPEFRYLTKIGQGLVASEYMARDRLTEYQPEDKDRKRYLLHWRHSMSFLTDWRFSVDYTKVSDRRYFSDFDSAYGNSTDGYATQNFKLGYYQPNYNISISGKKFQTFDNLNIGPYRVLPQIDFNYYKNDLIQGGDFKFFAQVARFENDSRLMPKAWRFHAEPTLNFPLANRYGSLNVETKLYATRYMQNKGSESTEEIKKSVSRVIPQFKLDFQTILESDKQLFSGFNQTLEPRVQYIYRPYKNQSDIGSKRHQSVSLGYDSALLQNDYFSLFNDRRYSGLDRISSANLVTAGGTTRFFNDKSGEEVFNFSLGQTYYLSPSKIDDSVENSINKRTASWSAESNWKFHKNWNWHGSYQYDTRLKQTSLANMSLQYKPQSDKLIQLNYRYASKDYINQNLNTNKYGQSIKQVGAVFAWELTDKISMMTSYYQDIALNKPVEGQISLNYNTCCWAANVYVARRLVSTPVGSPDTINDLYYDNKFGINFELRFGTSYSNSVSRMLKRGIIPYTEPYGIN, from the coding sequence ATGAAACAGCGTTATAGCTTACTTTCTCTTGCTGTGATGGCAGCTTGTTATAGCAACTATACAGTCGCTGATTTAAGGCAACAATGTTTACTTGGCGTGCCTCAATTTCAAGGTGAATTGGTAGAAGGCGAGCAACTTAGCATTCCTGTAACCATTGAGTCAGATAGTGCTGTGATTAATCAGCCACGAGATGCGACTTACAGCGGTGATGTCAGTATCAAGCAGGGGAATCGCTCTATTGTTGCAGATCAAGTTCGTGTGGAACAAGATGGCGAAAATGCCCGTATGGCATATTTACAAGGTAATTTTAATTATCAAGATGATCTGATTCAAGCAACGGGCGCTGATGCAACCATCAATCTACTTTCCAAAGAGTCTAATCTTGCTAATGCTAACTATCAATTAGTTGGCAGACAAGGTCGTGGTACGGCAGAGTCGGGCGAGTTTGGTAATGAGAAGCGAACGTTAAAAAATGCAAGTTTCACATCTTGCTTACCGGATGATAACTCATGGTCGATTGAAGCCAATGAGATGATTCAGCATGTCAAAGATGAATATGCCGAAATGTGGCATGCTCGCTTTAAAGTATTAGGTGTGCCGGTGTTTTATTCTCCGTATTTACAATTCCCAATTGGTGATCGCCGCCGTAGTGGTTTATTAATTCCAAGTTTTGAGCGTTCAAGTAGAAACGGTTGGACTTACTCTCAACCATTTTATTGGAATATTGCACCTAATATGGATGCAACCATTACTCCAACTTATTACTCACGTCGTGGTTGGCAAATCAGTCCGGAGTTTAGATATTTAACGAAAATCGGTCAAGGCTTGGTAGCCAGTGAATATATGGCAAGAGATCGTTTAACCGAGTATCAGCCGGAAGATAAAGATCGTAAACGTTATTTGTTACATTGGCGTCATAGCATGAGCTTTTTAACTGATTGGCGTTTTTCGGTTGATTACACCAAAGTAAGTGATAGACGTTATTTCTCGGATTTTGATTCGGCTTATGGTAACAGTACTGATGGTTATGCGACTCAAAACTTCAAGTTAGGCTACTATCAACCCAACTACAATATCTCGATTTCAGGTAAAAAATTCCAGACATTCGATAATTTAAATATCGGACCTTACCGAGTATTACCGCAAATTGATTTTAATTACTACAAAAATGATTTAATTCAAGGTGGTGATTTTAAATTTTTTGCTCAAGTGGCACGTTTTGAAAATGATAGCAGGTTGATGCCAAAAGCATGGCGTTTTCATGCAGAACCAACACTTAATTTCCCTCTAGCAAACCGCTATGGTAGTTTGAATGTAGAAACAAAATTATATGCGACTCGCTATATGCAAAATAAAGGAAGTGAGAGTACAGAGGAAATAAAGAAAAGTGTAAGTCGTGTAATCCCTCAATTTAAATTGGATTTCCAAACGATTTTAGAGTCGGATAAACAGTTATTTTCAGGTTTTAACCAAACACTTGAACCTCGAGTGCAATATATTTACCGCCCATATAAAAATCAAAGCGATATTGGTTCAAAGAGGCACCAAAGTGTAAGCTTAGGCTATGATTCTGCGCTGTTACAAAATGATTATTTCTCACTGTTTAATGATCGCCGTTATAGTGGTTTAGACCGTATTTCATCTGCAAATTTAGTTACGGCTGGTGGAACAACCCGCTTCTTTAATGATAAAAGCGGGGAAGAGGTTTTTAACTTCAGTTTAGGGCAAACTTATTATCTGAGTCCATCAAAAATTGATGACAGTGTAGAGAATAGTATCAATAAACGTACTGCCTCATGGTCAGCAGAGTCTAACTGGAAATTTCATAAAAATTGGAATTGGCATGGTAGCTATCAATATGACACTCGTCTGAAGCAGACCTCTTTGGCGAATATGTCCTTACAATATAAGCCTCAATCGGATAAGTTGATTCAATTAAATTATCGTTATGCAAGTAAAGATTATATTAATCAGAACTTAAATACGAATAAGTATGGTCAATCTATTAAGCAGGTAGGTGCAGTTTTTGCTTGGGAATTAACGGATAAGATCTCAATGATGACAAGTTACTACCAAGATATTGCATTGAATAAGCCGGTTGAAGGGCAGATTTCACTAAATTATAACACTTGCTGTTGGGCTGCGAATGTTTATGTTGCTCGTAGGTTGGTTTCTACTCCGGTAGGTTCGCCGGACACCATCAACGATTTGTACTATGATAATAAATTCGGCATTAACTTTGAGTTACGCTTCGGGACGAGTTATAGCAATAGCGTATCAAGAATGTTAAAACGAGGCATCATTCCTTATACTGAGCCTTACGGTATTAACTAA
- the ppc gene encoding phosphoenolpyruvate carboxylase: MSHPYSTIQHNIHMLGEFLGETIRDAQGDYILELIESIRVLSKKSRAGDEAAREQLLDKLANISNDDVLPVARAFSHFLNLTNIAEQYQTISRHHIDESLGSRSLDSLFLRLKAQNIPVEKVIKTVEGLMIDLVLTAHPTEVTRRSLGHKHVEINKCLNLLEHDDLTEAESYKIKRRLMQLIALAWHTNEIRTQRPTPVDEAKSGMAVIENSLWKAVPEFCRQLNFYLEKHFGVQYPVSLAPVRFSSWMGGDRDGNPFVTAETTRRVLRMNRWKAAELFLQDIKALAEELSITQCTPAFRSKYGDHLEPYRVLLKQLRQKLINTGIYYAELLEDKISTVDEDDILTSDKQLWEPLFDCYQSLQACGMRIIANGALLDCLRRVGCFGLGLSRLDIRQESGRHEAAIAEITRYIGLGDYSHWTEDDKQAFLVRELSSRRPLIPTNWTPSPKTKEVLDTCKVVAEQPEGVISAYVISMAREASDVLAVHLLLKEAGCKFTIPVAPLFETLGDLDHSEKVMTDLFNIGWYRGVINNYQMVMIGYSDSAKDAGMLAASWAQYRAQESLVNLCEKYNIELTLFHGRGGTIGRGGAPAHAALLSQPPRSLKNGLRVTEQGEMIRFKLGLPAVAVESLELYASAILEANIFPPPEPKQEWRDVLAKGSDISCQIYRNMVRGEPDFVPYFRSATPELELSRLPLGSRPAKRNPNGGVESLRAIPWIFAWMQNRLMLPAWLGAGQALQQLINDGNENLLKEMCNEWPFFSTRIGMLEMVFSKADEWLAEYYDQRLVEPNLHRLGKALRSQLQSDIKTVLALAHDGQLMADLPWIAESIALRNVYTDPLNLLQVELLHRIRNQGENADPELEQALMITITGIAAGMRNTG, from the coding sequence ATGAGTCATCCATATTCAACTATTCAGCATAATATCCATATGCTAGGCGAGTTTTTAGGAGAAACTATTCGCGATGCACAAGGTGATTATATTCTTGAGCTGATTGAAAGCATTCGTGTGCTTTCCAAAAAATCCCGTGCCGGTGATGAAGCGGCCCGTGAGCAACTATTAGATAAATTGGCAAATATTTCTAACGACGATGTACTGCCGGTTGCCCGTGCCTTCAGCCACTTTCTGAATTTAACGAATATTGCTGAGCAGTACCAAACTATTTCCCGCCATCATATTGATGAATCGTTAGGTAGTCGTTCATTAGATTCACTTTTCCTACGTTTAAAAGCACAAAATATTCCTGTTGAAAAAGTGATAAAAACCGTTGAAGGCTTAATGATTGATTTGGTACTCACCGCCCATCCAACCGAGGTGACTCGCCGTTCACTCGGGCATAAGCACGTTGAAATTAATAAATGTTTGAACTTGTTGGAACATGATGATTTAACTGAGGCAGAATCGTATAAAATCAAACGCCGCCTAATGCAGCTTATTGCACTGGCTTGGCATACCAATGAAATCAGAACACAACGTCCTACCCCTGTTGATGAAGCGAAAAGTGGTATGGCTGTCATTGAAAATAGCTTATGGAAAGCCGTACCTGAATTTTGCCGCCAGCTTAATTTTTATCTGGAAAAACATTTTGGCGTACAATATCCTGTCAGTTTAGCGCCTGTTCGTTTCTCTTCTTGGATGGGAGGAGACCGTGACGGGAATCCGTTCGTGACCGCCGAAACAACTCGCCGAGTATTAAGAATGAACCGTTGGAAAGCGGCTGAATTATTTTTACAAGATATTAAAGCTTTGGCGGAAGAGCTTTCAATTACACAATGCACTCCGGCATTTCGCTCAAAATATGGGGATCATTTAGAACCGTATCGCGTCTTACTCAAACAACTTCGCCAAAAATTGATCAATACCGGTATCTATTATGCCGAATTATTGGAAGATAAAATCTCAACCGTTGATGAAGATGATATTCTCACCTCTGATAAACAACTCTGGGAACCGCTATTTGATTGCTATCAATCACTACAAGCCTGTGGAATGCGAATTATCGCCAATGGTGCATTGTTGGATTGCCTACGCCGAGTTGGCTGCTTTGGTTTAGGTTTATCTCGTTTAGATATTCGCCAAGAAAGTGGTCGTCATGAAGCAGCAATTGCAGAAATTACCCGCTATATTGGCTTAGGCGATTATTCTCACTGGACCGAAGATGATAAACAGGCTTTCTTAGTACGAGAATTAAGCTCTCGTCGTCCACTCATTCCTACAAACTGGACACCAAGCCCGAAAACTAAAGAAGTATTAGATACCTGTAAAGTAGTTGCAGAGCAACCTGAAGGTGTCATTTCTGCTTATGTGATCTCTATGGCTCGTGAAGCTTCCGATGTACTAGCCGTGCACCTTTTATTAAAAGAAGCCGGCTGCAAATTTACTATTCCGGTGGCACCTCTGTTTGAGACATTAGGGGATTTAGATCACAGTGAAAAAGTGATGACCGATCTCTTTAATATTGGCTGGTACCGTGGTGTGATAAATAACTACCAAATGGTCATGATCGGCTATTCCGACTCCGCTAAAGATGCAGGAATGCTTGCTGCAAGTTGGGCGCAGTATCGTGCACAGGAATCTTTAGTGAATCTTTGTGAAAAATATAATATTGAGCTGACCTTATTCCACGGACGTGGTGGTACAATCGGTCGTGGCGGCGCTCCGGCTCACGCAGCCCTTCTCTCTCAGCCCCCTCGTTCATTGAAAAATGGGTTACGTGTAACCGAACAAGGTGAAATGATCCGCTTTAAATTAGGCTTGCCTGCAGTTGCAGTCGAAAGCTTAGAGTTGTATGCAAGTGCAATTCTTGAAGCGAACATTTTCCCACCTCCGGAACCAAAACAAGAATGGCGAGATGTACTGGCAAAAGGGTCGGATATTTCCTGCCAGATCTATCGTAATATGGTGCGTGGCGAGCCGGATTTCGTACCATATTTCCGCTCGGCAACGCCGGAATTAGAGCTTTCTCGCTTACCTCTAGGCTCCCGCCCGGCAAAACGTAATCCAAATGGTGGAGTGGAAAGTTTACGTGCTATTCCTTGGATCTTTGCTTGGATGCAAAATCGATTAATGTTACCGGCATGGTTAGGTGCAGGACAAGCATTACAGCAACTCATTAATGATGGTAATGAAAATTTACTTAAAGAGATGTGTAATGAGTGGCCATTCTTCTCTACCCGAATTGGGATGCTGGAGATGGTATTTAGTAAAGCGGATGAATGGTTGGCGGAATATTACGACCAACGTTTGGTCGAGCCAAATTTACACCGTTTAGGTAAAGCACTGCGTAGCCAGCTACAATCAGATATTAAAACGGTTTTAGCTCTTGCCCACGATGGTCAATTAATGGCTGATTTACCTTGGATTGCAGAATCTATTGCACTACGTAATGTATATACCGACCCGCTAAACTTACTGCAAGTTGAGCTTCTACACCGTATCCGTAACCAAGGCGAAAATGCTGATCCGGAATTAGAACAAGCTTTGATGATTACCATCACAGGGATTGCAGCCGGTATGCGTAATACGGGTTAA
- the glnE gene encoding bifunctional [glutamate--ammonia ligase]-adenylyl-L-tyrosine phosphorylase/[glutamate--ammonia-ligase] adenylyltransferase, with product MLTNLLAQSQLCLNEQSVDLQNSEQIQPLVTAISLSNFVKKTLQKQPDLLHEWLTQAPTAQDCDNYSEHLTEILAQIEDGQSLARELRLFRHREMAKLSFIQSNKLATVEFVFQRLSDLAESLVLAARDWLFDKCCEEYGTPMNSLGEKQELLILGMGKLGGRELNFSSDIDLIFTYPDAGETEGGRKPIENSKFFMRMGQRLIKALDDITADGFVYRTDMRLRPFGDSGALVLSFAAMEDYYQEQGRDWERYAMIKAKILGEDNQNLNHRYLKQMLRPFVYRRYLDFSAIQSLREMKEKISREVVRRHLTDNIKLGAGGIREVEFIAQTFQMIRGGRDKILQERSLLTVLLRLSQLALLSEEKVLKLHNAYIFYRQIENVLQAIDDKQTQTLPTDPDDQIRIMFACQSYWQQDLISGESRLVKHDFADWQQFLAVLFAYQHDVRQIFNEIIGEEESEENNPLSEKLAEWKDILHYEISYEDLAVVLKSYPLVAENDYAEIYHLFSTTFQDWVKRPIGGRGRNVLRNLMPKIADSIFQREDYLVLLPRIINIVDKITTRTTYIELMLEGDQILPQLLTLCGQSVMIAEQIARYPMLLDELISYRGLSQVPELKNYRLALQDYLIRIPEEDEEALIDGLRQFKQSYILRIAAADILGVLPVMKISDHLTYLAEAIIDAVVNMAWKQVAYRFGQPEHLEAGEKGFAVIGYGKLGGIELGYNSDLDLVFLHNSPEDSQTVGGKKAISSHQFYLKLAQKINSIFNLNTSAGILYEVDMRLRPSGEAGLLVSTFKAYDNYQKNEAWTWESQALVRARCVFGSESLKQEFEQIRQTTLCLPRARGQLRQEICEMRQKMYQHLSSSSLDSFHIKTDQGGITDIEFIAQYLVLAHSHQKPQMAVWSDNVRIFDSAVESGILSRQDGEELKRCYTSLRNQIHHLNLLRKQGVVAGTEFKAERNFVAKMWHLLLN from the coding sequence TGCTCGTGAGTTACGCCTGTTCCGCCACCGTGAAATGGCAAAACTAAGCTTTATTCAATCTAATAAGTTGGCGACGGTAGAATTTGTGTTCCAACGCCTATCCGATTTAGCCGAAAGCTTAGTTTTAGCGGCCCGAGATTGGCTGTTTGATAAGTGCTGTGAAGAATATGGTACACCGATGAATAGCCTTGGTGAGAAGCAAGAGCTACTGATTTTAGGCATGGGAAAATTAGGTGGGCGAGAACTTAATTTTTCTTCCGATATTGATCTGATTTTTACTTATCCCGATGCCGGCGAAACGGAAGGTGGACGAAAACCGATTGAGAACAGCAAATTTTTCATGCGAATGGGGCAGCGTTTAATTAAAGCGTTGGACGATATTACCGCAGATGGATTTGTTTACCGTACTGATATGCGGCTTCGCCCTTTTGGCGACAGCGGCGCTTTAGTGCTAAGTTTTGCCGCCATGGAAGATTACTACCAAGAACAAGGTCGGGATTGGGAACGCTATGCGATGATTAAAGCCAAAATTTTAGGTGAAGATAACCAAAACCTGAATCATCGCTATCTTAAACAGATGCTGAGGCCTTTTGTTTATCGCCGTTATTTGGATTTTAGTGCGATTCAATCTCTGCGAGAAATGAAAGAAAAAATTAGCCGAGAAGTAGTTCGCCGTCATTTAACCGACAATATTAAACTCGGAGCCGGTGGTATTCGTGAAGTAGAATTTATCGCCCAAACCTTCCAAATGATTCGTGGCGGGCGAGATAAAATTCTGCAAGAACGTAGCCTTTTGACCGTACTGTTACGCCTAAGCCAATTAGCCTTATTGAGTGAAGAAAAGGTATTAAAGCTCCACAACGCCTATATTTTTTATCGCCAAATCGAAAATGTATTGCAGGCGATTGATGATAAACAAACCCAAACATTGCCAACCGATCCTGATGATCAAATTCGCATTATGTTTGCCTGCCAAAGCTACTGGCAGCAAGATTTAATCAGTGGCGAAAGCCGTTTGGTGAAACACGATTTTGCTGACTGGCAGCAGTTTTTAGCGGTGCTTTTTGCTTATCAACATGATGTTCGCCAAATTTTTAATGAAATTATCGGCGAGGAAGAGAGTGAAGAGAATAATCCGCTGAGTGAAAAACTCGCTGAATGGAAAGATATTCTGCACTATGAGATTTCGTATGAAGATTTAGCGGTGGTGCTCAAAAGTTATCCGTTGGTCGCAGAAAATGATTATGCGGAAATTTATCACCTGTTTTCCACCACTTTCCAAGATTGGGTGAAACGCCCGATTGGCGGACGTGGGCGAAATGTGTTGCGTAATTTAATGCCCAAAATTGCTGACAGCATTTTTCAACGTGAAGATTATCTGGTGCTATTGCCTCGTATTATCAATATTGTAGATAAAATCACGACCCGCACTACCTATATTGAGCTAATGCTGGAAGGCGATCAAATTCTGCCTCAACTTTTAACGCTTTGTGGGCAGTCGGTTATGATTGCTGAGCAAATTGCCCGTTATCCGATGTTGTTGGATGAGTTAATTAGTTATCGTGGATTGAGCCAAGTGCCGGAATTGAAAAATTACCGTTTGGCTCTACAAGATTACTTAATACGGATTCCTGAAGAAGATGAAGAAGCTTTAATTGACGGTTTACGACAATTTAAACAGAGCTATATTTTACGTATTGCGGCAGCAGACATTTTAGGGGTGTTACCTGTTATGAAAATCAGCGACCATCTCACTTATCTTGCCGAAGCGATTATTGATGCGGTGGTGAATATGGCGTGGAAACAAGTTGCCTATCGTTTTGGGCAACCGGAACATTTAGAAGCCGGTGAGAAAGGCTTTGCGGTAATTGGCTACGGAAAATTAGGTGGGATTGAGCTAGGCTATAATTCGGATTTAGATTTAGTTTTTTTGCATAATTCCCCTGAAGATAGCCAAACGGTAGGCGGTAAAAAAGCCATTTCCAGCCATCAGTTTTATTTAAAATTGGCACAGAAAATCAACTCGATTTTTAATTTGAATACCAGTGCCGGCATTTTGTATGAAGTAGATATGCGACTTCGTCCATCAGGAGAGGCGGGGCTTTTGGTTAGCACATTTAAGGCCTATGATAACTACCAGAAAAACGAAGCATGGACTTGGGAGAGCCAAGCGTTAGTACGAGCAAGATGTGTGTTTGGCTCAGAGAGTCTTAAACAAGAATTTGAGCAAATTCGCCAAACAACTCTGTGCTTACCTCGTGCAAGAGGTCAATTACGGCAAGAAATTTGCGAAATGCGGCAAAAAATGTACCAGCATTTATCGTCTTCTTCATTGGATAGTTTCCATATTAAAACCGACCAAGGCGGCATTACCGATATTGAATTTATCGCCCAGTATTTAGTGTTGGCACATAGCCATCAAAAACCGCAAATGGCAGTATGGTCGGATAATGTCAGAATTTTTGACAGCGCAGTAGAATCCGGCATTTTAAGCCGGCAAGATGGAGAAGAACTAAAACGTTGCTACACCTCATTACGTAATCAAATTCATCATTTAAATTTGTTGCGCAAACAGGGTGTTGTAGCGGGGACGGAATTTAAGGCTGAGCGAAATTTTGTTGCGAAGATGTGGCATTTATTATTGAATTGA
- the hemN gene encoding oxygen-independent coproporphyrinogen III oxidase, with protein MSEIIWDLALIQKYNQSGPRYTSYPTALEFNENYTNDDFKAAAARYPERPLSLYVHIPFCHKLCYFCGCNKVITRHRHKVEIYLDYLEREIKTRAPLFKNRLVTQIHWGGGTPTYLDEDQSARLMAMLRSNFEVSDEAEISIEMDPREIELNMLDHLKAIGFNRISMGIQDFDKEVQQLVNREQDEEFIFDLMKRAKELGFVSTNVDLIYGLPKQNVEGFMYTLKRVVELNPDRMSVFNYAHLPSRFAAQIKIKENMLPGPETKLTILQKSIEFLGENGYKFIGMDHFAKPDDELAIAQEKGILHRNFQGYTTQEECDLLGMGVSAISLLGDTYAQNQKELQQYYADVEATGIALHKGIALSQDDCIRRDVIKALICNFKLDFTTIENAYGIEFKTYFAEDLDLLKPLAEDGLLTLSDNEIVVSPQGRLLIRNICLCFDVYSRQLARRQQFSRII; from the coding sequence ATGTCAGAAATTATTTGGGATTTAGCCCTTATTCAAAAATATAATCAATCTGGACCTCGTTATACTTCATATCCGACAGCATTGGAGTTTAATGAGAATTATACTAACGATGATTTTAAAGCAGCAGCGGCTCGCTATCCGGAGAGACCGCTTTCCCTTTATGTACATATTCCGTTTTGTCATAAGCTTTGTTATTTCTGTGGCTGTAATAAAGTCATTACACGCCATCGTCACAAAGTTGAAATTTATCTAGACTATCTTGAACGGGAAATCAAAACACGTGCACCGTTATTTAAAAATCGACTGGTGACTCAAATTCACTGGGGCGGTGGTACACCAACCTACTTAGATGAAGATCAATCTGCCCGTTTAATGGCAATGCTTCGTTCTAATTTTGAAGTTAGTGATGAAGCCGAAATCAGCATTGAGATGGATCCGCGTGAAATTGAATTAAATATGCTTGATCACCTAAAAGCAATCGGCTTTAACCGTATCAGTATGGGGATTCAGGACTTTGATAAAGAAGTTCAACAATTGGTAAATCGTGAGCAAGATGAGGAATTTATCTTTGATTTAATGAAACGAGCCAAAGAGTTAGGTTTTGTTTCTACGAATGTGGATTTGATTTACGGTTTGCCAAAGCAAAACGTAGAGGGCTTTATGTATACCTTAAAGAGGGTAGTTGAGCTGAATCCGGATCGTATGAGTGTCTTTAATTATGCGCACTTGCCAAGTCGTTTTGCGGCACAAATTAAAATCAAAGAAAATATGTTGCCCGGGCCTGAAACTAAATTAACGATTTTGCAAAAGTCGATCGAATTTTTAGGGGAAAACGGTTATAAATTTATTGGCATGGATCACTTTGCTAAGCCGGATGATGAGTTGGCGATTGCACAAGAAAAAGGCATTTTACACCGTAATTTCCAAGGCTATACGACTCAAGAAGAGTGTGATTTATTAGGTATGGGGGTATCTGCGATAAGCTTATTAGGCGATACTTATGCCCAAAACCAAAAAGAGTTACAGCAATATTATGCAGATGTTGAAGCAACTGGCATTGCCTTGCATAAAGGGATTGCACTCAGTCAAGATGACTGTATTCGCCGTGATGTGATTAAAGCGTTAATCTGCAATTTTAAATTGGATTTCACTACCATTGAAAACGCATATGGTATTGAGTTCAAGACCTATTTTGCTGAAGACTTGGACTTACTCAAACCATTGGCAGAAGATGGTTTGTTAACACTGAGTGATAATGAAATTGTGGTTTCACCTCAAGGACGTTTACTTATTCGCAATATTTGCTTATGTTTTGATGTGTATTCAAGACAATTAGCGAGAAGACAGCAATTTTCTCGTATTATTTAA
- a CDS encoding DUF2489 domain-containing protein, producing MLKIFLIVLAALILISLAGYAIHLMLKLRIQKRREKALLEEAKQAQKERYLRILESIDVIAKAMMSEQCDLSEGVLRLKPLLDVLGRKLSQYTAMWALYQVVENMPILDERKKLKRNERMKLDLEREAKEVELESDIKIECYQLLQDIEEMKKAI from the coding sequence ATGCTAAAAATATTTCTTATTGTGTTGGCTGCTTTAATTCTCATTTCATTGGCAGGTTATGCCATACATTTAATGCTGAAATTGCGAATTCAAAAAAGGCGAGAAAAAGCGCTGCTTGAAGAAGCGAAACAGGCACAAAAAGAACGTTATTTGCGTATATTAGAAAGTATTGATGTGATTGCCAAAGCAATGATGTCAGAACAATGTGATTTATCTGAAGGGGTTTTAAGGTTAAAACCGTTATTAGACGTTTTAGGTAGAAAATTAAGCCAATATACAGCGATGTGGGCGTTGTACCAAGTGGTGGAAAATATGCCGATTTTAGACGAGCGAAAAAAACTAAAACGTAATGAACGGATGAAGCTGGATTTGGAGCGTGAAGCCAAAGAAGTTGAACTTGAATCAGATATCAAAATTGAGTGTTACCAATTATTACAAGATATTGAAGAAATGAAAAAGGCAATCTAA
- a CDS encoding YacL family protein — translation MEYQFTHSIHGVVAKCSMDHEAFARWLNCEITENQKDLDTIFAEIEKCRAAFPNHYECVFEGKEYSIYFDYDEVMAKANNLDTAFEEDEIEDGFQFYNQESIAFCGLDDFEKFLTAYKLFMQTYH, via the coding sequence ATGGAATATCAATTTACACACAGTATTCACGGGGTTGTTGCGAAATGCTCAATGGATCACGAGGCTTTTGCTCGTTGGTTAAACTGTGAAATTACAGAAAATCAGAAAGATCTGGACACCATTTTTGCGGAAATAGAAAAATGTCGCGCCGCTTTCCCTAATCATTATGAATGCGTTTTTGAAGGCAAAGAATACAGCATTTATTTCGATTATGACGAAGTGATGGCAAAGGCAAATAATTTAGATACTGCTTTTGAAGAAGATGAAATTGAGGACGGATTTCAGTTTTATAATCAAGAAAGCATCGCATTTTGTGGTTTGGATGATTTTGAAAAGTTTTTAACAGCCTACAAGCTTTTTATGCAAACCTATCATTAA
- the yihI gene encoding Der GTPase-activating protein YihI: MSRTKKTRRITDIMPARKSDKPTQPTPKLGGGKKRKLTRYELDAQAREEKRKRKHKGLPTGSRNADLAEKKKESVKEVKDPRIGSRKKVPLMVEFVNQPEKGRTIKPVPIESQKPTLSPEQELEQLENNECLNQLLDDLEAGKTLSLEDQKFMNECLDRIDELMTELGIEFEDEDGDAGDALLRQFETMDINKFR, translated from the coding sequence ATGAGTCGTACTAAAAAAACACGTCGTATTACCGATATTATGCCGGCTAGAAAAAGTGATAAGCCAACACAGCCTACGCCAAAATTAGGTGGCGGTAAAAAGCGTAAACTTACTCGTTATGAGCTAGATGCTCAAGCACGTGAGGAAAAGCGTAAACGTAAGCACAAGGGGTTACCGACGGGTTCTCGTAATGCAGACCTAGCGGAGAAGAAAAAGGAAAGCGTGAAAGAGGTAAAAGATCCGCGTATCGGCAGTCGTAAAAAAGTGCCGTTAATGGTGGAGTTTGTCAATCAGCCGGAAAAAGGGCGTACTATCAAGCCTGTGCCGATTGAGTCTCAAAAACCAACACTTTCGCCAGAGCAAGAGTTAGAGCAGTTAGAAAATAATGAATGTTTAAATCAGCTGTTAGACGATTTAGAAGCCGGTAAAACGTTGTCTCTTGAAGATCAGAAATTTATGAATGAGTGTTTAGATCGTATTGATGAGTTGATGACTGAATTGGGTATCGAATTTGAAGATGAGGACGGCGATGCAGGAGATGCTTTACTTCGTCAATTTGAAACAATGGATATTAATAAATTTCGCTAA